A genome region from Arthrobacter sp. SLBN-100 includes the following:
- a CDS encoding thiolase family protein produces the protein MAPELLLPPDRQPVIIAARRTPVCRTNGALRELRAHELLAPVLRELVTGLAPGAVTDVVVGNAVGGGGNVARLALLDAGLPVSVPGLTVDRQCGSGLDAIVLAAGLVAAGGNPLFLAGGVESTSTAPLRAHRNDDGAPEFYRRARFVPEKFGDPDMGVAAETVAQKFGVGRDRQDAFALCSHGRALAAAEAGHFDDELVPLAVGDGTVAVDDGPRRGLSAAVMARFPAAFVEGGTVTAGNSCFDADAASAVVITSMKRARELGAPDGLLVLGTGTAGVEPEVLGIGAAAAARDVLTAAGVSADELDLVEFNEAFASQTLASLDELAIDAGRVNLDGGALALGHAYGASGAVLVTRLLAQARRNGTPGSLALAMISIAGGMGTAALLRYECF, from the coding sequence TTGGCACCTGAACTCCTCCTTCCGCCGGACCGCCAGCCTGTCATCATCGCAGCCCGGAGGACTCCCGTCTGCCGGACCAATGGTGCGTTGCGGGAACTCCGGGCCCATGAGCTTCTGGCGCCCGTCCTGCGCGAGCTCGTGACCGGGCTGGCGCCTGGTGCCGTCACCGACGTTGTAGTCGGCAACGCCGTGGGCGGCGGCGGAAACGTAGCGCGGCTTGCATTGCTGGATGCCGGCCTGCCGGTCAGCGTGCCCGGCCTCACGGTGGACCGCCAGTGTGGTTCGGGACTGGACGCCATTGTTCTCGCTGCGGGCCTGGTAGCGGCAGGCGGTAATCCCTTGTTTCTGGCCGGGGGAGTGGAAAGCACCAGCACCGCGCCTTTGCGGGCGCACCGGAACGACGATGGTGCACCGGAGTTTTACCGGCGCGCCCGGTTTGTGCCGGAGAAGTTCGGCGACCCGGACATGGGCGTGGCGGCCGAAACCGTGGCGCAGAAGTTCGGCGTCGGCAGGGACCGGCAGGATGCGTTCGCCCTGTGCAGCCACGGGCGGGCCCTTGCCGCAGCCGAGGCGGGACATTTCGACGACGAACTGGTTCCGCTCGCTGTCGGCGACGGGACGGTTGCCGTGGATGACGGCCCCCGCCGGGGGCTGAGCGCAGCGGTGATGGCGCGGTTCCCGGCGGCCTTCGTGGAGGGGGGAACTGTCACCGCCGGAAACTCCTGCTTCGACGCGGACGCTGCCTCCGCCGTCGTGATCACTTCAATGAAACGCGCCCGGGAACTGGGTGCGCCGGACGGCTTGCTCGTGCTGGGCACCGGCACTGCCGGTGTGGAACCAGAGGTACTGGGCATCGGTGCTGCCGCCGCGGCACGGGACGTGTTGACTGCTGCCGGCGTGAGCGCGGATGAGCTGGACCTCGTGGAGTTCAACGAGGCGTTCGCGTCGCAGACGCTGGCCAGCCTCGACGAGCTGGCTATTGACGCCGGGCGGGTAAACCTCGACGGCGGGGCGCTGGCCCTGGGCCACGCGTACGGTGCGTCTGGCGCCGTTTTGGTGACCCGGCTGCTCGCCCAGGCACGCCGAAACGGAACGCCGGGAAGCCTGGCCTTGGCCATGATCAGCATCGCCGGCGGCATGGGGACGGCGGCCTTGTTGCGGTACGAGTGCTTTTAG
- a CDS encoding energy-coupling factor transporter transmembrane component T family protein → MRGHGFLLANYVPGNSLVHRSPLALKFLLVFGCGLASFIIQDWLISAAVLAVLGGLFLLTGAGMKRLWGAVRPLAAVLLVIGLFQWWQLGAPTAARIVLNILICVVAASLLTATTPVQKLLDGVVKAATPFQRFGADPERFALTIGIMLRSIPYIAGTFADVRDSARARGLERNPRALILPVFITSVAFARQTGEALAARGLGEAED, encoded by the coding sequence GTGAGGGGCCACGGCTTCCTCCTGGCCAACTACGTCCCGGGGAACTCCCTGGTCCACCGCTCACCGCTGGCGCTGAAGTTCCTCCTGGTCTTCGGCTGCGGCCTGGCCTCGTTCATCATCCAGGACTGGCTCATCTCCGCGGCGGTGCTCGCCGTACTGGGCGGCCTCTTCCTGCTCACCGGCGCCGGCATGAAACGGTTGTGGGGCGCGGTCCGACCGCTTGCCGCCGTCCTGCTGGTGATCGGGCTCTTCCAGTGGTGGCAGCTGGGAGCACCCACGGCGGCCCGGATCGTCCTGAACATCCTCATCTGCGTAGTGGCGGCATCGCTGCTCACCGCCACTACACCGGTGCAAAAGCTCCTGGACGGCGTGGTCAAGGCGGCGACGCCGTTCCAGAGATTTGGCGCCGACCCCGAACGCTTCGCCCTGACCATCGGCATCATGCTGCGCAGCATCCCCTACATCGCCGGCACGTTCGCCGACGTCCGGGATTCCGCCCGGGCGCGGGGATTGGAGCGCAATCCGCGGGCCCTGATCCTGCCCGTGTTCATCACCTCCGTGGCCTTTGCCCGGCAGACGGGCGAGGCACTCGCTGCCCGCGGCCTGGGTGAGGCAGAGGACTGA
- a CDS encoding energy-coupling factor ABC transporter ATP-binding protein, giving the protein MPAVTFDQVTVAAETENSPEPKVLLDAVDLRLTERRVGVIGANGSGKSTLLRLVNGLIQPTTGRVEVDGDSTVSAVRKVRRNVGFVFTDPLSQLVMPTGREDVELSLRRSVKNGAERRNQAGAALDRLGLLHLADQSIYELSGGERQLMALAAVLAVNPKVLVLDEPSTLLDLRNRELLRGTLAGLDQQIIMSTHDLDLALEMDRVLVIENGKVAFDGAAAEAVAAYRTLCMEGLHATEPSPR; this is encoded by the coding sequence ATGCCCGCTGTGACCTTTGACCAGGTAACGGTCGCCGCCGAAACAGAAAACTCGCCGGAGCCCAAAGTCCTCCTTGACGCCGTCGACCTCCGCCTCACGGAGAGGCGCGTGGGCGTCATTGGCGCCAACGGTTCCGGGAAATCCACCCTCCTGCGCCTGGTCAACGGCCTCATCCAGCCAACAACAGGCAGAGTGGAGGTCGACGGCGACAGTACAGTCAGTGCCGTCCGCAAGGTCCGCAGGAACGTCGGCTTTGTCTTCACAGATCCCCTCTCCCAGCTGGTGATGCCCACCGGCCGGGAGGACGTGGAACTCTCCCTCCGGCGCTCGGTGAAAAACGGCGCCGAGCGGCGGAACCAGGCAGGCGCAGCGCTGGATCGCCTCGGGCTCCTGCACCTGGCCGACCAAAGCATCTACGAGCTCTCCGGCGGTGAAAGGCAGCTGATGGCGCTCGCCGCCGTGCTCGCGGTAAACCCAAAAGTCCTGGTGCTCGACGAGCCTTCCACCCTCCTGGACCTCCGCAACCGCGAACTCCTCCGGGGGACCCTGGCCGGGTTGGACCAGCAGATCATCATGTCCACCCACGACCTTGACCTCGCACTGGAAATGGACCGTGTGCTGGTTATCGAAAACGGCAAAGTCGCATTCGACGGCGCCGCGGCGGAGGCTGTGGCGGCCTACCGCACCCTCTGCATGGAGGGCCTCCACGCGACAGAACCGAGCCCCCGGTGA
- a CDS encoding biotin transporter BioY, translating into MSNADTAVTNTLNSGRRRWNATDLGLIAVFAALVAGAALVPGLAVNGFGVPITFQTLAVMLTGLVLGPGRGFAAVGLYTLLGLAGLPIFSQGRSGLGILAGPSAGYIIAFPIAAGIVGWLATVVIRRTTKARALWLFLSATVTSVLVVHSLGVAGIALNTKATLGQAFVSDLVFYPGDIVKNILAAVIAVALHRAFPDILVRRVRRNAAKTTNAAQTTNA; encoded by the coding sequence ATGAGCAACGCCGACACCGCCGTTACAAACACCCTGAACAGCGGGCGCCGCCGCTGGAACGCCACCGACCTCGGACTGATTGCCGTCTTCGCCGCCCTCGTCGCCGGCGCAGCCCTCGTGCCCGGACTCGCGGTCAACGGCTTCGGCGTCCCCATCACCTTCCAGACCCTTGCCGTGATGCTCACCGGCCTGGTCCTGGGCCCCGGCAGGGGCTTCGCCGCCGTCGGCCTTTACACCCTGCTGGGCCTCGCCGGCCTCCCCATTTTCAGTCAGGGCCGCAGCGGGCTGGGTATCCTCGCCGGCCCTTCAGCCGGTTACATCATCGCCTTCCCCATCGCCGCCGGCATCGTCGGATGGTTAGCCACCGTGGTGATCCGCCGGACCACCAAGGCCCGTGCCCTGTGGCTGTTCCTGTCCGCCACTGTCACCAGCGTGCTGGTGGTGCACTCACTCGGGGTCGCCGGCATCGCATTGAACACCAAGGCCACCCTGGGCCAGGCCTTCGTGAGCGACCTCGTCTTCTACCCCGGCGACATCGTCAAGAACATCCTGGCCGCGGTCATCGCCGTCGCCCTCCACCGCGCCTTTCCGGACATCCTGGTGCGCCGGGTCCGCCGCAACGCCGCCAAGACCACCAACGCCGCCCAGACCACCAACGCCTAG